One stretch of Filifactor alocis ATCC 35896 DNA includes these proteins:
- a CDS encoding type I glutamate--ammonia ligase translates to MNLNNTQIKNLLFTISKKNHSYREIINILTNHTEVQFVSFVAIDFSGNGTDEKIPVSTFIENIENLLTVGVQTDGSSVVLQNIATLDNAKVIILPDLEVDWCVDYNFRNLLEDEQTPVGTLRIPSFLVHNGKKVCSRSILQKAALKLKEDSMKFLKEHPTICEEMGMLSADEVESINLTSATELEFWVQTPEDTVDVEKLSASQRLKQQYWKRTDGIVRTALENTIYIMDLYGFDVEMGHKEVGGVTSPISVTGKSEHIMEQLEIDWKYDDEIHTCDKEHFIRHLVKDIFHMHKLEVTFRAKPIEGVAGSGKHVHIGVSCKLKNGERRNLFSHKDLTTRYTTSYGLSALMGILKNYEVINPFVAWTNDSINRLKPHFEAPICIVSSLGISPEIPSRNRSILIGLIKDFSNSLATRFELRSPSPHNNVYLILASCYQAIRDGLWNAAMNMSLEQLEKEFSKNEKEDGIYLEQGREYRSEKNIFEYYSEDERYRKFGIPPKTVYENLLHFQQFPDKLSVLKKDDIFTDEIIDSYASSILEKWVNQLSFHMIENNMKVVRSFSILHDNNQDISDLDIVNWTKINALRWELMKDSVDKKCLFSRIKNALLEKNYSYASDLQLEMDEKMALLKTLYTSYQKNIF, encoded by the coding sequence ATGAATTTAAATAATACTCAGATTAAAAACCTGTTATTCACTATAAGTAAGAAAAATCATTCTTATCGTGAGATTATCAATATATTGACAAACCATACAGAAGTACAATTTGTTTCTTTTGTTGCGATAGATTTTAGTGGAAATGGAACAGATGAAAAAATACCGGTATCTACCTTCATAGAAAACATAGAAAATTTATTAACCGTAGGAGTTCAAACAGACGGCTCAAGTGTAGTTTTACAAAATATTGCGACATTAGATAATGCAAAAGTTATTATCTTACCTGACTTGGAAGTGGATTGGTGTGTGGACTATAACTTCAGAAATCTTTTAGAGGATGAACAAACTCCTGTAGGAACGCTTAGAATTCCATCATTCCTTGTTCATAACGGAAAAAAAGTCTGTTCCCGTTCTATTCTGCAAAAAGCTGCTTTAAAATTAAAAGAAGACTCTATGAAGTTTTTGAAGGAACATCCTACTATTTGTGAAGAAATGGGAATGTTATCGGCGGATGAAGTAGAGTCTATCAATTTAACTTCGGCTACAGAATTGGAATTTTGGGTACAAACTCCGGAAGATACAGTGGATGTGGAAAAATTATCTGCATCTCAAAGATTAAAGCAACAATATTGGAAGCGAACAGACGGAATTGTAAGAACGGCACTTGAAAATACCATCTATATTATGGATTTGTATGGATTTGATGTAGAAATGGGTCATAAAGAGGTAGGTGGAGTGACTTCTCCGATTTCTGTAACCGGAAAATCCGAACATATCATGGAGCAGTTAGAGATAGATTGGAAGTATGATGATGAGATTCATACATGTGATAAAGAACATTTTATCCGACATTTGGTAAAAGATATTTTTCATATGCATAAATTAGAGGTCACTTTTAGAGCAAAGCCAATTGAAGGAGTTGCAGGAAGTGGAAAACATGTGCATATTGGAGTATCATGCAAATTGAAAAACGGAGAAAGAAGAAATTTGTTTTCTCATAAAGATTTGACGACAAGATATACGACATCTTATGGTCTTTCTGCTTTGATGGGTATCTTGAAAAACTATGAAGTAATTAATCCGTTTGTTGCTTGGACAAATGATTCTATCAATCGTTTAAAGCCTCATTTTGAAGCTCCTATTTGTATCGTTTCTTCCTTGGGAATCAGTCCTGAGATTCCATCCAGAAACCGTTCTATTTTGATAGGATTGATTAAGGATTTTTCAAATTCTTTGGCAACAAGATTTGAGTTGCGTTCTCCAAGCCCTCACAATAACGTATATCTTATTTTGGCAAGTTGCTATCAGGCAATTCGTGACGGATTGTGGAATGCGGCAATGAATATGTCTTTGGAGCAGTTGGAAAAAGAATTTTCTAAGAATGAAAAAGAAGATGGTATTTATTTGGAGCAAGGAAGAGAATACCGTAGTGAAAAAAATATTTTTGAATATTATAGCGAGGACGAAAGGTATAGAAAATTTGGCATTCCACCTAAAACAGTGTATGAAAATTTGCTGCATTTTCAACAATTTCCGGATAAGTTATCCGTTTTGAAAAAAGATGATATTTTCACAGATGAAATCATTGATTCTTATGCATCATCTATTTTGGAAAAATGGGTAAACCAATTAAGTTTTCACATGATAGAAAACAATATGAAAGTGGTTCGTTCTTTTTCTATTCTGCATGATAATAATCAAGATATTTCCGATTTGGATATTGTAAATTGGACAAAAATCAATGCACTTCGTTGGGAGTTAATGAAAGATAGTGTTGATAAGAAATGTTTATTTTCAAGGATAAAAAATGCATTGTTGGAAAAAAATTACTCCTATGCTTCTGATTTACAACTGGAAATGGATGAAAAAATGGCGCTGTTAAAGACATTATATACGTCCTATCAGAAAAATATATTTTAA
- a CDS encoding coenzyme F420-0:L-glutamate ligase — translation MSRCVGTISRGIRTGIIREGDDLSSMVVNSLMEACESDNIKLNDRDVLGVTEAVLARAQGNYATVDQIACDVKEKFKNKHIGLIFPILSRNRFAICLKGIAKGVDKITLVLNYPSDEVGNHLISLDDLDREKINPYSDVLTEERYRDLFGYKAHVFTGVDYIEYYKELILSQNCEVEVILSNNPNTVLEHTKYVLNCDIHTRARTKRILLESGAEQVLSLDDIMNYSINGSGYNADYGLLGSNKSTEESVKLFPRNANEFVTEVQNKIKDATGKTLEVLVYGDGAFKDPVGKIWELADPVVSPGYTKGLDGQPNEIKLKYLADNDFASLKGEALKEAIVNSIQKKEKDLKGSMVTQGTTPRRLTDLIGSLCDLTSGSGDKGTPIVLIQGYFDNYAD, via the coding sequence ATGTCAAGATGTGTAGGAACTATATCAAGAGGTATTAGAACCGGTATTATTCGCGAAGGAGATGATCTTTCATCAATGGTAGTAAATTCTTTGATGGAAGCATGTGAATCAGATAATATAAAGCTAAATGATCGTGATGTTTTAGGAGTGACCGAAGCTGTTCTTGCAAGAGCTCAAGGAAACTATGCCACTGTTGATCAGATTGCATGTGATGTGAAAGAAAAATTCAAAAATAAACATATCGGATTAATCTTTCCTATTTTAAGCAGAAATAGGTTTGCTATTTGCTTGAAAGGAATTGCAAAAGGTGTTGATAAAATTACTCTTGTACTGAATTATCCTTCCGATGAGGTAGGAAACCATTTAATTTCATTAGATGATTTGGACCGTGAAAAGATAAATCCTTATTCAGATGTTTTGACAGAAGAACGATATCGTGATTTATTTGGATACAAAGCACATGTCTTTACAGGTGTTGATTATATTGAATACTATAAAGAATTAATTTTATCTCAAAATTGCGAAGTGGAAGTAATTCTATCTAATAATCCCAACACTGTCCTTGAACACACAAAATATGTATTGAATTGTGATATTCATACCAGAGCCAGAACAAAACGAATTTTATTAGAAAGTGGTGCGGAACAAGTATTAAGTTTGGATGATATCATGAATTATTCCATTAACGGAAGTGGGTATAATGCCGATTACGGTTTGTTAGGTTCCAACAAATCTACAGAAGAATCTGTAAAGTTATTCCCTAGAAATGCCAACGAATTTGTAACAGAAGTTCAAAATAAAATTAAAGATGCAACTGGAAAAACATTGGAAGTGTTAGTATATGGAGACGGTGCTTTTAAAGACCCTGTCGGGAAAATTTGGGAGTTAGCGGATCCTGTTGTATCGCCCGGATATACCAAAGGACTGGACGGACAACCAAATGAAATAAAATTAAAATATCTTGCTGATAATGACTTTGCATCTTTGAAGGGAGAAGCACTGAAAGAAGCTATTGTAAATTCTATCCAAAAGAAAGAAAAAGACTTAAAAGGTTCTATGGTTACTCAAGGAACAACACCACGCCGACTAACTGATTTGATTGGTTCGCTTTGTGACTTGACTTCCGGAAGCGGTGACAAAGGAACTCCTATTGTATTAATTCAAGGATATTTTGATAATTATGCAGATTAA
- a CDS encoding pyruvate carboxylase, which produces METKKFKKVLVANRGEIAIRIFRALTELGIRTVGIYSKEDKYSLFRTKADESYLIGEDKGPIDAYLDMASIIQIAKDKNVDAIHPGYGFLSENPKFAQMCLDNGIEFIGPTPYTMLQMGDKISAKSVALECGVPTIPGHQKPIKNSLEAKDIAEKIGYPVILKAANGGGGRGMRIVNSVEEMENEFKNAMSESIKAFDSDVIFMEKYLHHPKHIEVQILGDKLGNIVHLFERDCSLQRRHQKVIEFAPSISLDESIKQKILSDSVKLAKYVNYISAGTMEFLVDQSGNYYFIEMNPRIQVEHTVTEMITGVDIVQSQILIAMGHPLNSSEININSQEDISIRGYSIQCRITTENPTANFMPDTGKISVYRSASGFGIRLDGGNGFTGSEISPYYDSLLVKTTSWDRTFHGAARKALRSIKEFRIRGVKTNVPFLINVLNHPTFLEGNCYTSFIEDTKDLFNIKGSKDRASKLMNFIGDIIVNEKYDPSISDIKIPKIKMDLSTNSKSSKQLFKEMGAKDFTQMIMNEKKLYITDTTMRDAHQSLFATRMRTYDMLQAAPYCNKIFRDTFSMETWGGATFDVAYRFLKESPWRRLEKLSESMPDVLQQMLLRASNAVGYKNYPDNVVSEFIKVSAKQGIDVFRIFDSLNWLENMKLPIETALNTGKIVEGTICYTSDILNPNNKKYPLEYYINKAKELEKTGIHILGIKDMAGLLKPYAAKKLISKLKKELHIPIHLHTHDTSGNSVATILMAAESGVDIADLTLESMSGLTSQPSLNAVVAALKNTDRDTGLDLEELNEVSNYFKEVRKIYKKFESELKTPSVEIYKYEIPGGQYSNLLPQTKSVGLEHKFEEVKEAYRQANLLLGDIIKVTPSSKIVGDLAIFMVKNNLTPENILTEGENLSFPDSVVEYFMGQIGQPDGGFPEELQKIVLKGKTPLTERPGLLLPEENFEKIKLHLNEKYRDIANERNILSYALYPKVYDDYCKHIDLYNDISNLPSTVFFYGLEKGQEIDVAIEDGKLLNICYTGYSDADENGMRSVYFELNGSAREVEILDRSVQTKKDSKRKADKSNPKHIASPIPGTIAEILVNPGDSIKKNQPLMIVEAMKMETTILAKTDGAISEILISQGDSVSDDELAMILK; this is translated from the coding sequence ATGGAAACAAAAAAATTCAAAAAAGTTTTAGTAGCAAACCGTGGCGAAATAGCAATTCGTATTTTCCGTGCTCTTACAGAACTTGGAATTCGAACCGTCGGAATTTATTCCAAAGAAGATAAATATTCTCTGTTTCGCACCAAAGCAGATGAATCTTATTTAATCGGCGAAGACAAGGGCCCTATTGACGCTTACTTAGATATGGCATCAATTATCCAAATCGCAAAAGACAAAAATGTAGATGCTATTCATCCGGGATATGGTTTCTTATCAGAAAATCCTAAATTTGCACAAATGTGTTTGGATAACGGAATTGAATTTATTGGACCTACTCCCTACACAATGTTACAAATGGGTGATAAAATCTCTGCAAAATCAGTTGCTTTAGAATGTGGTGTCCCTACTATTCCGGGACATCAAAAACCTATCAAAAATTCGTTGGAAGCAAAAGATATCGCCGAAAAAATAGGTTATCCTGTTATCTTAAAAGCTGCAAACGGTGGCGGCGGAAGAGGAATGCGTATTGTAAATTCGGTTGAAGAAATGGAGAATGAATTCAAAAATGCTATGAGCGAGTCTATCAAAGCTTTTGATTCCGATGTTATTTTCATGGAAAAATATCTCCACCATCCAAAACACATTGAGGTACAAATTTTAGGAGACAAACTTGGGAATATCGTGCATCTTTTTGAAAGAGACTGTTCTTTGCAACGACGTCACCAAAAGGTTATAGAGTTTGCTCCTTCTATTTCTCTTGACGAATCCATCAAACAAAAAATTCTTTCAGATTCCGTTAAACTGGCTAAATATGTGAACTATATCAGTGCAGGAACAATGGAATTTTTGGTGGATCAATCCGGAAACTACTACTTTATAGAAATGAATCCTCGTATCCAAGTAGAACACACTGTTACAGAAATGATTACCGGAGTAGATATTGTTCAAAGTCAAATTTTAATCGCTATGGGACATCCTCTCAACTCCTCAGAAATAAATATTAACTCACAAGAAGACATTTCTATCAGAGGCTACTCTATCCAATGTCGTATTACTACAGAAAATCCAACGGCAAACTTCATGCCGGATACGGGCAAAATATCTGTATATCGAAGTGCTTCCGGATTTGGAATTCGTCTGGATGGAGGAAATGGATTCACCGGTTCTGAAATCAGTCCTTACTACGATAGCCTTTTAGTAAAAACAACTTCTTGGGACAGAACTTTCCACGGAGCAGCCAGAAAAGCACTTCGTTCCATTAAAGAATTTCGGATTCGAGGTGTAAAAACGAATGTACCGTTTTTAATCAATGTCCTAAATCACCCTACTTTCTTAGAAGGAAACTGCTATACCTCCTTCATTGAAGATACAAAAGATTTATTCAATATAAAAGGCAGTAAGGATCGTGCGAGCAAATTAATGAATTTTATTGGAGATATTATCGTAAATGAAAAATATGATCCTTCTATATCAGATATCAAAATTCCGAAAATTAAAATGGATTTATCCACAAACTCAAAGAGTAGCAAACAATTATTCAAAGAAATGGGCGCCAAAGATTTTACTCAAATGATTATGAATGAAAAGAAATTATATATTACTGATACAACTATGCGCGATGCTCATCAGTCACTTTTTGCAACTCGTATGAGAACCTATGACATGTTGCAAGCAGCACCTTATTGCAATAAAATTTTTAGAGATACTTTCTCCATGGAAACATGGGGAGGCGCCACTTTTGATGTAGCCTACCGTTTCTTAAAAGAATCTCCATGGAGAAGACTGGAAAAACTGTCTGAATCCATGCCGGATGTACTACAACAAATGTTGTTACGTGCCTCTAATGCAGTAGGATATAAAAATTATCCTGATAATGTAGTAAGTGAATTCATCAAAGTTTCTGCTAAACAAGGAATTGATGTCTTTAGAATTTTTGACAGCTTAAACTGGTTAGAAAATATGAAACTTCCGATTGAAACTGCATTAAACACAGGAAAAATCGTAGAGGGAACGATTTGTTATACTTCTGATATCTTAAATCCTAATAACAAAAAATATCCTTTGGAGTACTACATTAACAAGGCAAAAGAGTTGGAAAAAACGGGTATTCATATCTTAGGAATTAAAGATATGGCGGGTCTGCTAAAACCTTATGCAGCAAAAAAATTAATTTCCAAACTAAAAAAAGAACTGCATATTCCTATTCATCTTCACACACACGATACTTCTGGAAACTCAGTTGCAACCATTTTAATGGCTGCTGAGTCAGGTGTTGATATTGCAGATCTTACACTTGAATCCATGTCAGGTCTTACATCACAACCTTCTTTAAATGCTGTTGTTGCAGCTCTAAAAAATACAGATAGAGATACAGGACTGGATTTAGAAGAATTAAATGAAGTAAGTAATTATTTCAAAGAAGTACGCAAAATTTATAAAAAATTTGAGTCTGAACTAAAAACACCTTCTGTTGAAATTTATAAATATGAAATTCCGGGAGGACAGTATTCTAACTTGTTACCACAAACCAAATCAGTAGGACTTGAACATAAATTTGAAGAGGTGAAAGAAGCTTATCGTCAAGCAAATCTTTTATTAGGAGATATTATAAAAGTAACTCCATCTTCTAAAATTGTTGGGGATTTGGCAATTTTTATGGTAAAAAATAATTTAACTCCTGAAAATATACTCACAGAAGGCGAAAACCTCTCTTTCCCTGACTCTGTTGTAGAATATTTTATGGGACAGATTGGTCAACCTGACGGAGGGTTTCCTGAAGAATTACAAAAAATCGTTTTAAAAGGAAAAACTCCTCTTACAGAACGTCCGGGACTACTTCTTCCGGAGGAAAATTTTGAAAAAATCAAACTCCACCTAAATGAAAAGTATCGAGATATTGCAAACGAACGAAATATTTTAAGTTATGCTCTCTATCCAAAAGTATATGATGATTATTGCAAACATATTGATTTGTATAATGATATCAGCAACCTTCCGTCCACTGTATTCTTCTACGGCTTGGAAAAAGGTCAAGAAATTGATGTCGCAATTGAAGATGGAAAACTGCTTAATATCTGTTATACAGGATACAGTGATGCTGATGAAAACGGTATGAGGTCTGTTTATTTTGAATTAAACGGTTCTGCAAGAGAAGTCGAAATTTTAGACCGTTCCGTTCAAACTAAAAAAGATAGTAAACGAAAGGCAGATAAGTCCAATCCTAAACATATCGCTTCTCCTATTCCGGGAACCATTGCTGAAATCTTAGTCAACCCCGGAGATTCTATTAAGAAGAATCAACCTCTTATGATTGTAGAGGCAATGAAAATGGAAACCACAATTCTGGCAAAAACAGATGGAGCAATCTCTGAAATTTTAATTTCTCAAGGAGACTCTGTTTCTGATGACGAATTAGCCATGATATTAAAGTAA
- the recJ gene encoding single-stranded-DNA-specific exonuclease RecJ, which produces MSSIWMERNDKTYIGEVDEGLGLLSAMIKNRGIEDVEEFLNPDEDSFIDPYLMKGMDETVTRLQFAMAHKEKIVIFGDYDVDGVSSTSILFRYFEEIGYEVGVYIPDRRKEGYGLNEEAIVHLKDLGYDLIITVDCGISAIKEVDLCNQLKMDIIITDHHQCPEQLPKAYAILNPHQSDCSYPFKELCGAGIALKLVQALKNSSITELMSYLEIAAVATIADLVPLLGENRSIVKFGLNSINQNKLNLGIQVLIDVAQLKKQQITSYNVGFQLAPRINAGGRLDSAMTGVLLLTTHSVDEAMRYAVILNEYNAQRQLIEQTMLEEAITMIESHEKHRNNNVIVVYEKGWNEGVIGIVSSRITERYGKPSFVFSIDENGIAKGSGRSISDFHLFHALQEISDCMLGFGGHSQAAGLSIRVENLNIFEQNINFVSEKYLTNQSFKKKFFFDSELKEEYLNLDFLNKVKQMEPFGIKNPTPLFLMKNVRIKQVGRIGKNQTHFRGQLNRYTILGFDFGELSDDILANSDKELDILCSIEENVYRDAVSLQLKLRDYKWIEQDDMIEDMIPLAECIIEEILKEESFFKNIAVWEKRDFDSNTLFLTSIPSILKQLKREQLYLDCATNQVKFISNIEKIFLKDYNNIIICDSLSKCIISHQNNLNFEKIYFFNFLSNPLKISKVFSFPQGKNISFLEKIERNQKIKISADIIENMALDRVLKMWIQILLLQKLEMVSFRYSSGNIFLEDLFIKNRKEDYLKILKKLESFLEVEY; this is translated from the coding sequence ATGAGTAGTATATGGATGGAAAGGAACGATAAAACGTATATTGGAGAAGTTGATGAAGGTTTGGGATTACTTTCTGCTATGATAAAAAATCGTGGCATTGAAGATGTGGAAGAATTTTTAAATCCGGATGAAGACTCCTTTATTGATCCATATTTGATGAAAGGGATGGATGAAACGGTAACGAGGTTACAATTTGCAATGGCTCATAAAGAGAAAATTGTAATTTTTGGGGATTATGATGTAGACGGGGTCTCATCGACATCCATTTTATTTCGTTATTTTGAAGAAATAGGATATGAAGTAGGAGTGTATATTCCGGATAGAAGAAAAGAAGGGTATGGATTAAACGAAGAAGCAATTGTCCATTTAAAGGATTTGGGATATGATTTAATTATTACAGTTGATTGTGGAATCTCTGCAATCAAAGAGGTGGATTTGTGCAATCAACTTAAGATGGATATTATTATTACAGATCATCATCAGTGTCCGGAGCAACTTCCAAAAGCGTATGCGATTCTTAATCCTCATCAAAGCGATTGTAGTTATCCGTTTAAGGAACTATGTGGTGCAGGGATTGCGCTGAAGTTGGTACAAGCGTTAAAAAATAGTAGTATAACTGAGTTGATGAGTTATCTTGAGATAGCAGCAGTTGCTACTATTGCAGATTTGGTTCCTCTTTTAGGAGAAAACAGAAGTATTGTTAAATTTGGATTGAATAGTATCAATCAAAACAAATTAAATCTGGGAATTCAGGTATTAATAGATGTTGCACAATTAAAAAAACAACAAATAACTTCATACAATGTGGGGTTTCAATTAGCTCCGCGGATTAACGCTGGAGGTAGGTTAGATTCTGCTATGACAGGAGTTTTACTTTTAACAACACATTCTGTTGATGAAGCAATGCGATATGCTGTTATTTTGAATGAATATAATGCACAAAGGCAACTGATAGAACAGACGATGTTAGAGGAAGCAATCACTATGATTGAATCTCACGAAAAGCACAGAAACAATAATGTGATTGTGGTGTATGAGAAAGGATGGAATGAAGGCGTAATCGGAATTGTATCATCTAGAATTACAGAACGATATGGGAAACCTTCTTTTGTATTTTCAATAGACGAGAACGGAATTGCAAAAGGCTCCGGGAGAAGTATATCTGATTTTCATCTGTTTCACGCATTACAAGAAATAAGTGATTGTATGTTGGGATTTGGCGGTCATAGTCAGGCTGCCGGATTATCTATTAGAGTTGAAAATTTGAATATTTTTGAACAAAATATCAATTTCGTTTCTGAAAAATATTTAACCAATCAATCTTTCAAAAAAAAGTTCTTTTTTGATTCTGAATTGAAAGAGGAATATTTGAACTTGGATTTTCTGAATAAAGTTAAGCAGATGGAACCTTTTGGCATAAAGAATCCAACCCCCCTTTTTTTGATGAAAAACGTCAGAATAAAACAGGTCGGTCGGATTGGGAAGAATCAAACACATTTTCGCGGACAATTAAATCGTTACACTATCTTAGGATTTGATTTTGGAGAACTTTCAGATGATATTTTAGCTAATAGTGACAAGGAGTTGGATATTCTGTGCTCTATAGAAGAAAACGTATATCGAGATGCTGTCAGTTTGCAATTGAAATTAAGAGATTATAAGTGGATTGAACAAGATGATATGATAGAAGATATGATACCCTTGGCGGAGTGTATTATAGAAGAAATTTTAAAAGAGGAATCTTTTTTCAAAAACATTGCAGTTTGGGAAAAAAGAGATTTTGATTCGAACACTTTATTTCTAACATCAATTCCTTCTATTTTAAAACAACTAAAGAGGGAACAATTGTATCTGGATTGTGCTACAAATCAAGTTAAATTTATTTCCAATATTGAAAAAATATTCTTAAAAGACTATAATAATATCATTATTTGTGACAGTTTGTCAAAGTGTATTATTTCTCATCAAAACAATTTAAATTTCGAAAAAATATACTTTTTTAATTTCCTAAGCAATCCACTGAAAATATCTAAAGTATTTTCTTTTCCGCAAGGAAAGAATATTTCTTTTTTAGAAAAGATAGAGAGGAATCAAAAGATAAAGATATCTGCTGATATAATCGAAAATATGGCATTAGATAGAGTTTTGAAAATGTGGATACAAATTTTATTGTTGCAAAAATTAGAGATGGTTTCATTTCGATATTCTTCCGGTAATATCTTTTTGGAAGACTTATTCATAAAGAACAGAAAAGAGGACTATCTAAAAATACTGAAGAAGTTGGAATCTTTTTTAGAAGTGGAATATTAA
- a CDS encoding adenine phosphoribosyltransferase, whose protein sequence is MDLKSKIRVIEDFPKKGISFKDITTLLKDGAAFREIVDTIAEDLREKNIDIVVGPEARGFMIAAAVAYALGAAFVPVRKPGKLPAETRTYEYDLEYGVDQLEVHVDAIYEGAKVAVVDDLLATGGTVSAVIKLIESLGGTVSQCEFLIELEELKGREKLQGYDIESFVKYPC, encoded by the coding sequence ATGGATTTAAAATCAAAAATCAGAGTTATTGAAGATTTTCCGAAGAAAGGGATTAGTTTTAAGGACATTACAACATTGTTGAAGGATGGAGCAGCTTTTCGAGAAATTGTTGATACCATTGCAGAGGATTTAAGAGAAAAAAATATAGATATTGTTGTAGGACCGGAAGCAAGGGGGTTTATGATTGCTGCTGCCGTTGCATATGCACTTGGTGCTGCATTTGTTCCTGTAAGAAAACCGGGAAAGTTGCCGGCTGAAACAAGGACATATGAATATGATTTGGAGTATGGTGTAGATCAGCTGGAAGTTCATGTAGATGCAATTTATGAAGGTGCAAAAGTTGCTGTTGTAGATGATTTGTTGGCTACAGGAGGAACGGTGAGTGCAGTGATTAAGTTAATTGAATCTTTAGGCGGAACGGTTTCTCAATGTGAGTTTTTGATTGAGCTTGAAGAATTGAAAGGAAGAGAAAAATTGCAAGGGTATGATATTGAATCCTTTGTGAAGTACCCGTGTTAG